The Malus domestica chromosome 13, GDT2T_hap1 genome includes a window with the following:
- the LOC139190916 gene encoding uncharacterized protein — MYPFLTDSCKQKKEESDKDILETFRKVQVNIPLLDAIKQVPKYAKFLKELCTTRKRISNKEVVRVGENVLAVLQRKLPPKCEDPGSFTIPCVIGNTRFEHAMLDLGASINVMPYSIYASMNLGELKNDGVIIQLVDRSSAYPKVVLEDVLVQVNHLIFPADFYMLEMENLAHSSSLPILLGRPFMKIARTKIDVFKGMLSMEFDGEVIDFNLSETIKYPSDNHSCFYIDIFDSLAHQYFEDLNEDVLETTITKGIRLKNNGATPMLTDDKHEYVHAVHPSEHVVKIVAALDSLPLQNVVQPPSLELKPLPSHLKYVFLGEQETLPVIVSSTLTAQEEEKLVRVLKEYKTSIGWTLTDIKGISPITCTHRILLEEEAKPSGEAQRRLNPPMMDVVKKEIIKLLDYGVIYPISDSQWVSSVQVVPKKSGVTVVKSEENELVPIRYNQIVIALEDQENTTFTCPFGFYRRFSKDFSKIAQPLCRLLKKEVAFEFNEECEKAFKHLKDMLTSAPIVIPPDWSLPFELMCDASDYAIGAILGLRKNKQPHVIYYASRTLNDAQLNYSTIEKELLAIVFALDKFRSYLIGTKVIVLTDHATLKYLLTKKEAKPRLIRWMLLLQEFDIEIRDKKGSENVVANHLS; from the exons ATGTACCCTTTCCTCACAGATTCAtgcaaacaaaaaaaggaagaaagtgaTAAGGACATtcttgagacatttaggaaggtacaagtcaatatcccactcTTGGATGCAATCAAACAAGTCCCAAAGTACGCCAAATTCTTGAAAGAACTTTGCACCACAAGAAAGAGGATTTCAAACAAGGAGGTGGTAAGGGTAGGTGAGAATGTTTTAGCCGTcttgcaaagaaaactaccccctaaatgcgaagatccgggtagttttaccatcccttgtgttataggcaatactcGTTTTGAacatgccatgttagacttaggtgcatctattaACGTCATGCcctattcaatttatgcatctatgaacttaggtgagctgaaaaatgatggggtaattattcaattagtcGATAGATCTAGCGCCTATCCAAAAgtagttttggaggatgttttagtgcaggttaatcacTTGATCTTTCCGGCTGATTTCTATATGCTTGAGATGGAAAATTTGGCTCATTCTTCCTCATTGCctattctacttggaaggccattcatgaaaatagcccgcaccaagatagatgtgttcaaGGGGATGTtatccatggaatttgatggggaagttattgatttcaatctttctgaaacCATTAAGTATCCTAGTGataatcattcttgtttttACATTGATATCTTTGATTCTTTGGCGCATCAAtactttgaagatttgaatgaggATGTGCTTGAAACAACCATTACGAAAGGGATAAGACTAAAAAACAATGGAGCAACACCTATGCTTACCGACGACAAGCATGAATATGTCCATGCCGTGCATCCTAGTGAACATGTAGTTAAGATAGTGGCTGCCCTAGATTCATTGCCATTACAAAATG ttgtgcagccaccttCCCTTGAACTTAAACcattaccaagccatttgaagtatgttttcttgggagaacAAGAGACTTTGCCCGTCATAGTGTCTTCcacactcacggcacaagaggaagAGAAGTTGGTGAGGGTGTTGAAGGAATACAAAACATCCATTGGGTGGACCTTGACCGACATCAAGGGTATAAGTCCCATAACTTGCACGCATCGTATACTTTTGGAGGAAGAAGCTAAACCATCAGGTGaagctcaacgccgactcaaccctccaatgatggatgttgtgaaaaaggagataatcaaGCTACTTGATTATGGAGTGATCTATCCAATCTCTGATAGTCAATGGGTTTCGTCGGTCCAAGTTGTtcccaagaaatctggagtcactgtggtgaagagcgaagagaatgagcttgtgcctatAC gttataatcagattgtaaTAGCCCTGGAGGATCAAGAAAATACCACTTTCACTTGCCCATTTG GATTCTATAGGCGATTTAGCAAGGATTTTTCAAAGATTGCACAGCCCCTATGCCGTCTCCTAAAAAAAGAAGTGGCCTTTGAGTTCAACGAGGAATGTGAAAAGGCTTTCAAACACCTCAAGGACATGCTTACTTCGGCCCCTATCGtcattccaccagattggagccttccttttgaactaatgtgtgatgcatcagATTATGCAATTGGAGCTATTTTAGGCCTAAGGAAGAACAAGCAGCCACATGTCATCTATTATGCATCCCGAACcttgaatgatgctcaattgaactactccaccattgaaaaagaacttcttgctattgtgtttgcattagataagtttcgttcttatttaatTGGCACTAAAGTTATTGTTTTAACTGATCATGCAACTTTAAAGTATTTGCTTACAAAGAAAGAAGCTAAACCAAGGCTCattcgatggatgcttcttctccaagagttcgatattgaaATTAGGGACAAGAAagggagtgaaaacgtggtggctaaCCACTTGAGCTGA